The Rufibacter sp. DG15C region TCACCTTCGCCTCAGAGGCGTTAGCGGTAGCTTGTTGGGCAGGTTGCTCAGTCAAATTATTTTCCACCGAAGCGATGGCTTGGGAGCTCTCCATGTTTTGGATTTGCTGCAGGATTCTGTCCTGCAGGTAAGCGGGCGGAGTTTGGGCATGCTGCAGCGCATAGGCCTCAATGGCCAGGTGCGCCTCTTCCAGCGCGGCCTTCACGGCTGGGTACTGCAAGGCCATACGGTCCACATCTGCACGTTCCGTGTCTGTCAGCCCTCCGGCTGCATACACTTCCAGAATCCCGGACTCTATGTACTCCTGTGTGTTCAACGCTATTTTATTAGTTTGGCCAACGTCTTAATGGCCATGCGGGCGCGCGTTTTGACTGTGCCTAATGGAATGTTCAAGGTTTCGGCTACCTCTGTCTGGGTATAGCCGCCGAAGTACATCATATCAATGATGACTTTCTGGTCTGGGATGAGTTTCTCCGTGATTTCCTTGATTCCAATATGATCGGGTCTAATGCCGTCGCTACTGACCATTCCCCCGGTGGTGGCATCCTCCATGGGGTCTGTTTTTGAACTTACGCGATATTGTTTGGACCGGATTTTATCAATGGCCAGATTCCGGCTAATGTTGAGCATCCAGGTGAACAACCTGCCTTTTTGCGCGTCATAGCTGTCAAAGGAAGACCAGATTTTCACGAAGCTTTCCTGCAGTACGTCTTCTGCTACTTCTTCTACCTTGACTATGCGCAGGATCACGCCGTACAAAGCAGCGGAGTAGTTTTTGTAAAGCAGCGCGATGGCCTTCTGGTCCCGCGCCCTCAACCGCTCTACTAGAACTTCCTCAGAATCATTTTTTACTGTAGTCTCCAAAAACAATATGGCGTTAAGCGTAGCAATAATACATAAACCAAGTATGAAGAAAAAAGGGAAAGGGATATTTAATCCCAGTGGTTACATCTTAACCTACAAAAAGTAGATTTGTTTAAACATAACCCAGCCCAAAAGTTTAGGTAGGTACCTATACGCTACCACCAAGAAAAGATTAGTTATTAATACGTAGTTTCTTCCTAAATAATTTAAACCGTCAGCCATGCCCATCCAAACCATCAATCCTTATACCAACCAAGTTGTCAAAGACTTCGCTCCGGCCACCCCACAAGCCATTGAGCAGGCATTGCAGACCGCCCAAGAGACCTTTGACAACTGGAGGACCTCAGACTTTATGCTCCGCGCCCAGCTCATGCACAAAGCCGGCAGCGAGCTGGACGGCAACACGGAGCATTACGCCCGCCTGATCTCCTTGGAAATGGGTAAGCCTCTAGCACAAGCCCGCGCCGAGGTGCAGAAATGCGCCAAGGTCTGCCACTATTACGCAGAGCATGCCCAGGAATTTTTGCAGGACGAGGACATAGTCACCGCCGCTACCCGCAGCTTCATCAGCTATGAGCCCATGGGCGCGGTACTAGCCGTTATGCCCTGGAATTTTCCGTTCTGGCAGGTCTTCCGGTTTGCCGCGCCGGCCCTGATGGCGGGAAACGTGGGTATTTTAAAGCATGCCTCCAACGTTCCACAGTGCGCACTGGCAATCCAGGAAGTGTTTGAGAAAGCCGGCTTCCCGAAAGGGTGTTTCCAGTCCTTGCTCATCGGGTCTAAAGAAGTGGAGACGCTTATCAAGGACCCGCGCATCAAGGCCGTGACGCTGACGGGCAGTGAGGGCGCCGGCGCCACCGTGGCCTCTACCGCCGGAAGAGAAATCAAGAAAACCGTGCTGGAACTGGGCGGCTCAGATGCATTCATTGTGCTGGCAGACGCGGACATAGAGGCCACAGCGGAGAAAGCCGTGCAGGCCCGCCTCATCAACACCGGCCAAAGCTGCATTGCTGCCAAGCGTTTTATTATAGAAAAATCCATCGCCGAGCCGTTTATGGCCTCCTTTTCTGAAAAGATGCAAAAACTGAAAACCGGCGACCCTTTATCAGACGAAGGAATTGACTACGGACCGCTGGCCAGAGTGGACCTGGCCCAGGAACTCACCGACCAAGTGGAGCGCTCTGTGAAAGCTGGCGCTCAACTCCTACTCAAAGGCGGTCAGGAAGACAAGGACAGTGCGGTGTTCCATCCGGCTATTTTGACAAACATTGAGAAAGGAAATCCCGCCTATGAAGAGGAATTCTTCGGGCCGGTGGCCTTGGTGTTTATAGCGAAGGATGCCGAAGACGCCGTACGCATTGCCAATGATTCTCCCTTCGGGCTGGGAGGCTCCATTTGGACCAAGGACCTAAAGCGCGGGCAGGAACTGGCCAGGAAAGTAGAGGCCGGCGCCGTGTTTGTGAACGCCATGGTGGCCTCTGACCCGGCCCTGCCGTTTGGGGGCATCAAGAAATCTGGGTACGGCCGGGAGCTTTCTTATGTGGGCATCCGGGAATTTGTAAACCAGAAAACCATCTGGCTTAGCACGCCTCAGGAATAGCCTAGTAGCTTGTAGGTGATCACCCCTACCCACTCATGGATGATGCGGGTCCAGTCGCGCAGGGCTTCGGCGGTGGGGATGAGTAGATCGTCTAGGTGGAAACTTCTATCGTGGGTCTGAAAGTCGGCGGGAAACGTGTCGAAGGTCAGGCCCACTTTTTCAAAACAGCCCTGAGCGCGCCGCATATGAAACGCCGAGGTGATCAATAGCAGCTTCTGAACTTCTGGGTGCTGGCCCAGCAGTTCCTTGGTGAATTGGGCGTTCTCTCTGGTGTTCTTGCTGAGCTGCTCTAGCAAGATGTCCTGCTGCGGGACGCCAGCAAACAGCGCGGTCTGCTGCAGGCTTTCGGCCTCAGTTCTGGCTACATTTTTAATAGCCCCCGACCCACCCGAGATGATGATTTTTTTGACCTTGCCCATCTTGTAGAGCTGCACGGCATCCAGAATCCGCTCGGCGCCTTCTTGGTAATGCACCCGGTCATGCGGGGAACGGTTAGGCTCAGTCACGCCGGTGAGGACAATGGCAGCGTCATAGGTTTTCACGTCTTTCATCAGCACTGCCTCGGGCTCCCAGGCTAGCCAGACCTCATTAGAGATAAAGGGATTAGAAAAGAAGAACAGCAAGACCAAGCCAATCCTGAATGCCCATCGCTTTTTCACCTGATTCCGGGAAAACAGGCCAAAAACGAAAAACGCCATGATCCAGAGAAACGGCGAGGTGAAATACTGCAACAGCTTGGAGAGGATAAAGAACATGATTTCTATGGGTCTACCAGCGCCTGTCTTTCAGTTGCATCATGTAAAAGATGAAGTAAGTGAAAGAAAAGTGCGAGAATTTATCCAAAGAAACGCCGCACCAGCCAAAGCACCAAACTCACCAGAATACTCAATAGCAGCATGGTGGTAAACGGCGCGAAGACTTTGAAGCCCGGCCGGTCCTCGCGCACGTCGCCGGGCAGGCGGCCAAACCAGTCCATACGCGAACCTAACAGCCAAAGGACCAAGCCCACAACCAAGAGAATGCCGCCAATGATGACCAAAGTTTTGCCGATGGGTTGCATACCAGTACCAGAGTTGGTTTAGCGGTTATACGGAATTGGAAGCGGTTGTTTCTAGTTCCGTTTTCGGCCTGCTTTCCGGAAAACAGGCCGAAAACGGGACACTCAATTTGATGCGTTCAAAACGGGTGCCGATTTTAGTCAAACAGATAGACTACTTTAAACTCCTCGTTCAACTTTAAGGCGGCGTCAAAGCTATTGCCGGTTTTAGGCGAGATGAAGCCTTTGATCTTGCCGGTCTTGCCTTTGAGGATGAGCGCGGCAATGTGGCTCTCATTGAGCGTGCGGCCGTGCAATTCAAATGGCACCACAAATTGGCACCCCTCCCTGAACCGGCTGCAGCCATAGGCGCTCTTGCCCTTCAGCATTTGGCCCTGCTGGCACTTGGGGCAGATCCAGACAGATGGATTTTTCACCTTGGGCTCGGCCTTGTCTGGTTGCAGCCCAAAGGCACCGTCTAGCACCGCGGCGGCATCCAGTTTTTCGCCGGAGGTAGGGTCCACCAAGCCTTTGATGACCGGGGTTTTTCCCTTTTTAAGGAGAGCCTGCACGTGCTTCTCGGTGAGCAGTTTCCCCAGCCAGGTCATAGGCAGCCTGAACTGGCAGCCCTCCTTATAGCGGGCGCAGCCGTAGGCCTGGCTGCCCTTGACTACGTGGCCGGTTTTGCAGACAGGGCACGCCCCTAACCCTACCGTGGAGGAGGTTCCGTTTTTGGCCTCTTTTTTGGGTTTCGGCTCTTTTCTGGCGGGTTCTTTGGCCGCGGGTTTAGCCGCTTCCATGGGCTGCAAGGTCACCGACGAGCGGTCCTGCTTTACCTCCTGCACCATCTCTTCCACCAACTGCTGCAGCTCGCGTAGAAACTCTGTGGCCTCAAACTCGCCGGCCTCTATCTGGCGCAGCTTCTTCTCCCATTGCCCGGTCATCTCGGCAGATTTTAGAGTGGGGTTTCTAATCACTTGTATCAGGTCGATGCCGGTCTGGGTGGGTAGGATTTTTTTCTTCTCTTTTCTAATATAATTGCGTTTGAAGAGCGTCTCAATAATGGCCGCGCGCGTAGAAGGCCTACCAATGCCGTTTTCCTTGAGGGCTTCTTTTAACTCGTCATCGTCCACTTGCTTGCCCGCCGTCTCCATGGAGCGCAGTAAGGTCGCCTCGGTGTAGTCTTTGGGCGGGCTGGTCATCTTACGTTCCAGCAAGGGCGCGTGTGGGCCGCGCTCGCCGGCGTCAAAATGTGGCAATACCGCTAGTTCTTCTTCCTTCTCCTCTCCTTCTGCCGTAGTTTTTGGTGTAGTTGGTTTGGCTGGGGTTTTGGTTTCTTCCTGGGCATAGACTACGCGCCAGCCGGGTTCCAGAATCTGCTTGCCTTTGGCCCGGAATGCGTGG contains the following coding sequences:
- a CDS encoding NAD-dependent succinate-semialdehyde dehydrogenase; translated protein: MPIQTINPYTNQVVKDFAPATPQAIEQALQTAQETFDNWRTSDFMLRAQLMHKAGSELDGNTEHYARLISLEMGKPLAQARAEVQKCAKVCHYYAEHAQEFLQDEDIVTAATRSFISYEPMGAVLAVMPWNFPFWQVFRFAAPALMAGNVGILKHASNVPQCALAIQEVFEKAGFPKGCFQSLLIGSKEVETLIKDPRIKAVTLTGSEGAGATVASTAGREIKKTVLELGGSDAFIVLADADIEATAEKAVQARLINTGQSCIAAKRFIIEKSIAEPFMASFSEKMQKLKTGDPLSDEGIDYGPLARVDLAQELTDQVERSVKAGAQLLLKGGQEDKDSAVFHPAILTNIEKGNPAYEEEFFGPVALVFIAKDAEDAVRIANDSPFGLGGSIWTKDLKRGQELARKVEAGAVFVNAMVASDPALPFGGIKKSGYGRELSYVGIREFVNQKTIWLSTPQE
- a CDS encoding RNA polymerase sigma factor; this translates as METTVKNDSEEVLVERLRARDQKAIALLYKNYSAALYGVILRIVKVEEVAEDVLQESFVKIWSSFDSYDAQKGRLFTWMLNISRNLAIDKIRSKQYRVSSKTDPMEDATTGGMVSSDGIRPDHIGIKEITEKLIPDQKVIIDMMYFGGYTQTEVAETLNIPLGTVKTRARMAIKTLAKLIK
- a CDS encoding type IA DNA topoisomerase yields the protein MKVCIAEKPSVAREIAHVIGANSRKDGYFEGNGYQVTWTFGHFCQLNEPDDYNPHWKRWHLPDLPLVPEKFDIKLIQNKGVAQQFKVIKKLIDGADEVINCGDAGQEGEVIQRWVLHQARCRKPVKRLWISSLTEEAIRQGFSKLRDGKEFDQLYQAGRSRAIGDWLLGINATRLFTLKYAQGRQLLSLGRVQTPTLAMIVQRHLEILNFKPEPFYELKTVYRDVTFSSTNGRFKDEEKAMAILEQIKPSEFEIKDVETKKGTESSPRLFDLTSLQVECNNKFGMSADETLKTVQSLYEKKVVSYPRVDTTYLPDDIYPKIPNILSGLREYSHLTQELQGKKIRKSAKVFNNNKVTDHHAIIPTGAAAGNLYGTEAKVFDLVAKRFIAAFYPDCIVSNTVVNGEAANHAFRAKGKQILEPGWRVVYAQEETKTPAKPTTPKTTAEGEEKEEELAVLPHFDAGERGPHAPLLERKMTSPPKDYTEATLLRSMETAGKQVDDDELKEALKENGIGRPSTRAAIIETLFKRNYIRKEKKKILPTQTGIDLIQVIRNPTLKSAEMTGQWEKKLRQIEAGEFEATEFLRELQQLVEEMVQEVKQDRSSVTLQPMEAAKPAAKEPARKEPKPKKEAKNGTSSTVGLGACPVCKTGHVVKGSQAYGCARYKEGCQFRLPMTWLGKLLTEKHVQALLKKGKTPVIKGLVDPTSGEKLDAAAVLDGAFGLQPDKAEPKVKNPSVWICPKCQQGQMLKGKSAYGCSRFREGCQFVVPFELHGRTLNESHIAALILKGKTGKIKGFISPKTGNSFDAALKLNEEFKVVYLFD
- a CDS encoding YdcF family protein — its product is MFFILSKLLQYFTSPFLWIMAFFVFGLFSRNQVKKRWAFRIGLVLLFFFSNPFISNEVWLAWEPEAVLMKDVKTYDAAIVLTGVTEPNRSPHDRVHYQEGAERILDAVQLYKMGKVKKIIISGGSGAIKNVARTEAESLQQTALFAGVPQQDILLEQLSKNTRENAQFTKELLGQHPEVQKLLLITSAFHMRRAQGCFEKVGLTFDTFPADFQTHDRSFHLDDLLIPTAEALRDWTRIIHEWVGVITYKLLGYS
- a CDS encoding DUF2905 domain-containing protein produces the protein MQPIGKTLVIIGGILLVVGLVLWLLGSRMDWFGRLPGDVREDRPGFKVFAPFTTMLLLSILVSLVLWLVRRFFG